From the genome of Abyssicoccus albus, one region includes:
- a CDS encoding YveK family protein: MTETINIEQLWQILKKNLLMILSLAAVFAIGSALITYFLITPKYQASTQILVNQKEQQGQIQVQEVQTNLQLINTYNEIIKTPAILDKVIDNLKLEGESADLASKVNVTNQQQSQVINVTVTDVEQAEAVKIVNEISKVFQDEIENIMNVDNVSILTKAEKSENPTPVSPKPLVNIAIAFILGALLGLAIAFLREFLDKSVKNEEDVAQHIGLPVLGSIPAFKQK; this comes from the coding sequence ATGACAGAGACGATTAATATTGAGCAATTGTGGCAAATTTTAAAGAAAAACTTGCTCATGATTTTATCATTAGCCGCAGTATTTGCAATTGGATCAGCGTTAATTACATATTTTTTGATTACGCCTAAGTACCAAGCATCTACTCAAATCTTAGTAAATCAAAAAGAACAACAAGGACAAATACAAGTCCAAGAGGTACAAACAAACTTACAATTGATTAATACATATAATGAAATTATTAAAACGCCAGCAATTTTAGATAAAGTGATTGATAACTTAAAATTAGAAGGTGAGTCAGCAGACTTAGCATCTAAAGTGAATGTCACGAACCAACAACAATCACAAGTCATTAATGTAACGGTGACAGATGTGGAACAAGCTGAAGCGGTTAAGATTGTTAATGAAATTTCAAAGGTTTTTCAAGATGAAATTGAAAACATTATGAACGTTGACAACGTATCAATCTTAACGAAAGCGGAAAAAAGTGAGAACCCAACACCAGTCAGTCCGAAACCACTTGTGAATATTGCTATTGCATTTATTCTTGGGGCGTTATTAGGGCTTGCCATCGCATTCTTAAGAGAATTTTTAGATAAGAGTGTTAAGAATGAAGAGGATGTTGCTCAACATATTGGATTGCCAGTGCTTGGAAGTATTCCGGCATTTAAACAAAAATAA
- a CDS encoding glycosyltransferase: protein MKKVTQFVWNNFKNDARLHRECSALSEVGYDVHMVALKDPKFPDLPSLEIRNKDQQSEYNVHRINFYPWLLEAYRQDKTTFLIVVGGVTSVVSVALFYRSIMLLSTFLMLLIASVASFKKRFIRKWFINLDRSIRMAFTGYKMNADIYQSNDLNTLIQGVICSKFRLKPRPLIYDSHEVQTDRTGYNKNIVKVMESNLLRFVDVMMVENHTRAAHNEELYGFYPYTLYNYSEYYNIEDKEAIDIHAEVGIDEDEKILLYQGGLQAGRGLHNLINAMPYVDEGILVFIGDGKLKDELKQQVVDMGLQQKVKFIGRVDYKDLARYTKNAYVGFQVLQNICFNHYSASSNKLFEYLMADVPVIASDLPEIRKVFNQYNVGELVNPDDPQSIAQAINKIVQDETMHASYVEGAKQAKHVYNWNNEKEKLYDVYRHAEDVHVKSFISALQ from the coding sequence ATGAAAAAAGTCACACAATTTGTTTGGAATAACTTCAAAAATGATGCGAGGTTGCATAGAGAGTGTAGTGCATTAAGTGAAGTTGGATATGATGTACATATGGTAGCGCTCAAAGATCCGAAGTTTCCTGATTTACCTTCATTGGAAATAAGAAACAAAGATCAACAGAGTGAATACAATGTGCATCGAATTAATTTCTATCCTTGGTTATTAGAAGCGTATAGACAAGATAAGACGACATTCTTAATTGTTGTCGGTGGCGTGACGAGTGTGGTATCTGTCGCATTGTTCTACCGAAGCATCATGCTGTTATCGACATTTTTAATGTTGCTTATTGCAAGTGTTGCCTCATTTAAGAAGCGTTTCATTAGAAAGTGGTTCATCAATCTAGACCGTTCGATTCGTATGGCGTTTACTGGATATAAGATGAATGCTGATATTTATCAGTCAAATGACTTGAATACGTTAATTCAAGGGGTGATTTGTTCGAAGTTTAGACTAAAGCCTAGACCGTTAATTTATGACTCTCACGAAGTTCAAACCGATCGTACAGGTTATAACAAGAATATTGTTAAAGTGATGGAGTCTAACTTACTACGGTTTGTCGATGTAATGATGGTTGAAAACCATACGCGTGCTGCACATAACGAGGAACTGTATGGATTCTATCCGTATACGCTCTATAATTACTCTGAGTATTACAATATTGAAGATAAAGAAGCGATTGATATCCATGCTGAAGTTGGAATTGATGAAGATGAGAAGATCTTGTTATACCAAGGGGGTCTTCAAGCCGGTCGTGGATTGCATAATTTGATCAATGCAATGCCGTACGTTGATGAGGGGATACTTGTCTTTATCGGAGATGGTAAGTTAAAGGATGAGTTAAAGCAACAAGTTGTTGATATGGGATTACAACAGAAGGTTAAATTTATCGGACGGGTTGATTATAAAGATTTAGCACGATATACGAAGAATGCGTATGTTGGATTTCAAGTGTTACAAAATATATGCTTCAACCATTACTCTGCCTCAAGTAATAAGTTATTTGAGTACTTAATGGCAGATGTCCCTGTCATTGCAAGTGATTTACCGGAAATCCGTAAAGTGTTCAATCAATATAATGTTGGTGAACTTGTAAATCCTGATGATCCACAGTCGATTGCTCAGGCGATTAATAAGATTGTTCAAGATGAAACAATGCACGCAAGTTATGTTGAAGGGGCGAAACAAGCAAAGCATGTGTACAATTGGAACAATGAGAAAGAGAAGTTATATGATGTGTATCGTCATGCTGAAGATGTACACGTTAAGTCATTCATCAGTGCACTACAATAA
- a CDS encoding nucleotide sugar dehydrogenase, whose amino-acid sequence MKLTTIGLGYIGLPTSIMFAKHGVDVLGVDINQKAVDTLNGGQIHIEEPGLQEAYEEVLEAGRFKASTKVEEADVYIIAVPTPNKDDEYKSCDISMVMDGVKSIVPFLKDGDTVIVESTIAPRTMDDHVKPYLEGEGFVAGENIYLVHCPERVLPGQIMHELIYNNRIIGGVTPACVEAGKKVYGTFVQGEMIETNAKTAEMSKLMENTYRDVNIALANELAKICNRLDINVHDVIEMANKHPRVNVHKPGPGVGGHCLAVDPYFIIAEAPEEAKLIALSREINNSMPEYVVEKTKEMLNETDTNKVTVFGLTYKGDVDDIRESPAFDIYELLRKEPNVDVVAYDPHVKLDWVEHDVHKAVEDSSLVLILSDHSQFKDLTDEDFKTMKNKIIFDTKNIVQNELTDTQYYNFGNVQKFTK is encoded by the coding sequence ATGAAATTAACAACAATCGGATTAGGATATATAGGTTTACCGACGTCAATCATGTTTGCAAAGCATGGTGTTGACGTATTAGGTGTAGATATTAATCAGAAAGCTGTCGATACATTGAATGGTGGACAGATTCATATTGAAGAGCCTGGTTTACAAGAGGCTTATGAAGAAGTGCTTGAAGCAGGTCGTTTTAAAGCATCTACGAAAGTAGAAGAAGCGGATGTTTATATTATCGCTGTGCCAACTCCAAATAAGGATGATGAGTATAAATCATGTGATATTTCAATGGTGATGGATGGTGTGAAATCAATTGTTCCGTTCTTAAAGGATGGCGATACAGTGATTGTAGAATCTACAATTGCACCGCGTACGATGGATGATCACGTGAAACCTTATTTAGAAGGTGAAGGGTTTGTTGCAGGAGAGAATATCTATTTAGTACATTGTCCTGAACGTGTATTACCAGGTCAAATCATGCATGAGTTAATCTATAACAACCGTATTATCGGTGGTGTAACGCCTGCATGTGTTGAAGCGGGTAAGAAAGTTTACGGAACATTCGTTCAAGGTGAGATGATTGAAACGAATGCGAAGACTGCTGAAATGAGTAAGTTGATGGAAAATACGTATCGTGATGTAAATATTGCTTTAGCAAATGAACTTGCAAAAATTTGTAATCGATTAGATATCAATGTTCATGATGTGATTGAAATGGCAAATAAGCATCCACGTGTGAACGTACATAAACCAGGTCCAGGTGTTGGAGGACATTGTTTAGCAGTAGATCCATACTTCATTATTGCTGAAGCGCCTGAAGAAGCGAAGTTAATTGCGTTAAGCCGTGAAATTAACAATTCAATGCCGGAGTATGTTGTAGAGAAGACGAAGGAAATGCTGAATGAAACAGACACGAATAAAGTGACGGTCTTCGGATTAACGTATAAAGGGGATGTCGATGATATTCGTGAATCACCAGCATTTGATATATATGAATTATTACGCAAAGAGCCGAATGTAGATGTAGTTGCGTATGACCCACATGTAAAGCTTGACTGGGTTGAACATGATGTTCATAAAGCGGTTGAAGATAGTTCACTCGTATTAATCTTAAGTGATCACTCACAATTCAAAGATTTAACAGATGAAGACTTCAAGACAATGAAGAATAAGATTATTTTTGATACGAAGAATATCGTTCAAAATGAATTGACTGACACGCAATATTATAACTTTGGCAATGTACAGAAGTTTACGAAATAA
- a CDS encoding glycosyltransferase family 2 protein yields the protein MNYRKRLNEVNEALERLSRDENLEDINNDEFLSIDQKKLPKGLSLIIPVYKGIGLLDGLIDCLIEQQIQSQNVEVIFILNGDQYSVDEDEEFIRTKCQQDGNLATRYKVLFSNPGASTARNVGIDYAHYSHVSFLDCDDFIHRNYIKRSLELINKCNDDTIIITHIYNVEQQNRLMYRLNNDEGQNVIQKDIQRFVGQKTTDYLSLSKVLSMNGAKIIPLSMIKSSKLRFHDELNSGEDVVFMMELVVKNKPTLYICNRSDDLIYYRVIQDHSVSRRELSFEFNVTERRMVIHRLGKLLNIIDDTDLRYFIKNRMNAQASFINVYLKENPEDKHRVITDVEDLKQEYLPFEYINKGLANTLYIGYCFPPFVDTSGIVLAKRIRERKEIVDVISHDMYKVRDIDFNLNKIARPYIANHMILEGSTSFRQWDDIEGFVNRGLAKVKQNKKKYKKIYSRILWPASHFLAYILKEQQKNIIWSAEFSDPSLYDTEHHIRYSKVTNQNFIKSLKKNVPRSWTSYIDDNMFNLAELIAFIYADQLVFTNINQKELMLNRIKESDLRHKIEQKSIVQGQPITEKELYSVSDIHFPLDNDYEHIAYFGAFYKNRSLEQLINNIYEHRAYLNINKKIKLHVFTNQSELHSLDEENINGMLISIYSYKNYFDFLSLLKQFNRLILTDTLTSDFYDKNPYLPSKLSDYLNSNTKIIAFVEQGSPLDEMNDQRIQKIKMRSK from the coding sequence ATGAATTACAGAAAAAGATTGAATGAGGTCAATGAAGCTTTAGAAAGACTATCGAGAGATGAGAATCTAGAAGATATCAATAATGATGAATTCTTATCAATAGACCAAAAGAAATTACCTAAAGGATTATCTCTAATTATTCCAGTCTATAAAGGCATAGGGTTATTGGATGGTCTGATTGATTGTTTAATCGAACAACAAATACAGTCTCAAAATGTCGAAGTCATATTTATTTTAAATGGTGATCAGTATTCTGTAGATGAAGATGAAGAATTCATTCGCACAAAGTGCCAGCAAGACGGCAATTTAGCAACGAGATACAAGGTGTTATTCAGCAATCCTGGTGCATCAACTGCGCGGAATGTTGGTATTGATTATGCTCATTATTCTCATGTGTCATTTCTAGATTGTGATGATTTCATTCATCGGAATTATATAAAAAGATCATTAGAATTAATTAATAAATGCAATGATGATACAATCATTATTACTCATATATATAACGTTGAGCAACAAAATAGATTAATGTATAGATTAAACAACGATGAAGGCCAAAATGTCATCCAAAAAGATATTCAGCGATTCGTAGGTCAAAAGACTACAGATTATTTATCATTATCAAAAGTATTGTCTATGAATGGCGCAAAGATTATTCCATTATCAATGATAAAATCTTCTAAATTAAGATTTCATGATGAACTAAATAGCGGTGAAGATGTTGTATTTATGATGGAGCTTGTTGTCAAAAATAAGCCGACATTATATATTTGTAACCGATCAGATGACCTAATTTATTATCGAGTGATCCAGGACCATTCAGTGAGTAGGAGAGAATTATCTTTTGAATTTAATGTAACAGAACGCCGAATGGTGATCCATAGACTTGGTAAATTATTGAACATAATAGATGATACCGATTTAAGATATTTCATCAAAAACCGTATGAATGCACAAGCTTCATTTATTAATGTCTACCTAAAAGAGAATCCAGAAGACAAACATCGGGTTATTACTGATGTTGAAGACTTAAAACAAGAGTATTTGCCATTTGAATATATTAATAAAGGTTTAGCAAATACTTTGTACATAGGATATTGTTTTCCTCCATTTGTTGATACAAGTGGAATTGTTCTTGCCAAGAGAATACGTGAACGAAAAGAAATCGTTGATGTCATAAGTCATGACATGTATAAAGTACGTGATATTGACTTTAACTTGAATAAAATTGCAAGACCCTATATTGCAAATCACATGATCTTAGAAGGTTCTACTTCATTCAGACAATGGGATGATATTGAAGGGTTTGTCAATCGAGGCTTGGCTAAAGTGAAACAAAATAAAAAGAAATATAAAAAGATCTACTCAAGAATTCTCTGGCCTGCAAGTCATTTTCTAGCATACATATTAAAAGAGCAACAAAAAAATATCATATGGAGCGCAGAATTTTCGGATCCAAGTTTATATGATACCGAGCATCATATAAGGTATTCAAAAGTGACAAATCAAAACTTCATAAAATCTCTCAAAAAAAATGTACCTCGTTCTTGGACAAGCTATATTGATGATAATATGTTTAATCTTGCAGAACTGATCGCATTTATTTATGCAGATCAATTAGTCTTTACGAATATTAATCAGAAAGAATTAATGCTAAATAGGATTAAGGAAAGTGATCTAAGACATAAAATCGAACAAAAATCTATAGTTCAAGGGCAGCCAATCACCGAAAAAGAGTTGTACTCAGTGAGTGATATACATTTCCCATTGGACAATGATTATGAGCATATTGCTTATTTCGGGGCGTTTTACAAAAATAGATCATTAGAGCAATTAATTAATAACATTTATGAACATAGAGCGTATTTGAATATTAATAAAAAAATTAAGCTACATGTATTTACAAATCAATCAGAACTTCATAGTTTAGACGAAGAAAATATCAACGGTATGCTTATAAGTATATATTCTTATAAAAATTATTTTGACTTTTTATCACTTTTAAAACAATTTAATCGATTAATCTTAACGGATACACTTACATCTGACTTTTATGATAAAAACCCTTATTTACCGAGTAAACTTAGTGACTATTTAAATTCAAACACAAAAATCATTGCATTTGTAGAACAAGGTAGTCCGTTAGACGAAATGAATGATCAACGTATTCAAAAAATAAAGATGAGGTCAAAATAA
- a CDS encoding ABC transporter ATP-binding protein — protein MSTNNSINNQYKVVVDNVSKTFPVNQSKSDKTKSFFKFWQSEEEKVYYALRNISFKVEPGDSVGVVGLNGAGKSTLSNLLAEATQPTTGDIQINGKSSLIAISAGLNNELTGEENIYMKCLMHGLTEDEIKDRYEDIVNFSELGDFIYQPIKSYSSGMRSRLGFAIAVHTDPDVLIVDEALSVGDDTFSNKCIERMKEFQKEGKTIFFVSHSIGQIKKMCNKALWLHYGELRDYGDCTPVIGLYARFVRGYNNNPKEKQLRYKKAMTDGQIDEPVKIDKSFNKNSLFNAVQIFFFVILTFITVLLQLDVIHL, from the coding sequence ATGAGCACAAATAATTCAATAAATAACCAATACAAAGTGGTTGTAGATAATGTGAGTAAAACGTTTCCTGTGAACCAATCAAAAAGTGATAAGACGAAATCTTTTTTTAAGTTTTGGCAAAGTGAAGAAGAAAAGGTATATTATGCGCTGCGGAATATTTCATTCAAAGTTGAGCCAGGTGATAGCGTAGGTGTGGTTGGTTTAAATGGTGCGGGTAAGTCTACATTATCAAACTTACTAGCAGAAGCAACGCAGCCGACGACAGGTGATATTCAAATCAACGGCAAGAGTTCCTTAATCGCGATCTCAGCGGGGTTGAATAATGAATTGACTGGTGAAGAAAATATTTATATGAAATGCTTGATGCATGGTTTAACTGAAGATGAGATTAAAGATCGATATGAAGATATCGTAAATTTCTCAGAACTTGGCGATTTTATATATCAACCGATTAAGTCTTATTCTAGCGGAATGAGGTCACGCTTAGGCTTTGCGATTGCTGTTCATACTGATCCTGATGTATTAATTGTAGATGAGGCGTTATCAGTAGGTGATGATACGTTTAGTAATAAGTGTATTGAGCGAATGAAAGAATTCCAAAAAGAAGGTAAGACAATATTTTTCGTCAGTCATTCGATTGGTCAAATTAAAAAAATGTGTAATAAAGCATTATGGCTCCATTATGGAGAGTTAAGAGATTATGGTGACTGCACGCCTGTGATTGGATTATATGCGCGCTTTGTTAGAGGTTATAATAACAACCCGAAAGAGAAACAATTAAGGTATAAAAAAGCGATGACAGATGGTCAAATAGACGAACCTGTAAAAATTGATAAAAGTTTTAACAAGAATTCTTTGTTCAATGCAGTGCAAATATTTTTTTTTGTTATATTAACGTTTATAACTGTCTTATTACAGCTTGATGTGATTCACCTTTAA
- a CDS encoding acyltransferase family protein — protein MKETIQIEKKYRPEIEGLRIIAALLVAIYHIWLSRVSGGVDVFFIISGFLITTSIVSKINKFGEFDGKQYFSNLFKRLFPGLATIVITTIILSIILLPDFLIKQTMKEAISTLLFFENWQLALSNTDYLDSEQVKTPFEHFWAMSIQGQFYVFWFFLFTILLFTYNKYKYNFVKVLNIVLISIFILSLCFSIYQTSVNQPVAYFNPFARVWQFALGGLLCVNLSKINIHNYFGNILGWIGLLGIISTGIIFEVSSKFPGYIALFPMICTTFILISGNKYSRFGVENLLSHPIMVKLGGISFGIYLWHWVILSFYHYKMGNNVPILHGFIIIFLSIILSYYMTKYIEKPIRNRNSINGKKNLIILFIITIISMIIFLIFSYFKLNENHTNKNDNYLGAKSVLTDTYKSYDDFIPNLAKAPNDRPVSYFDGVNQNVDAAEVLIGEYGDTKTYKYTVVLAGASHTAHHLGAIKSFAKSENIRLINITKSGCRLTSEQDEDPTCNVWKKDAFNKIIEYNPDLVVTLGTVTKNDNSDYISEGMIDYFKKFDEKNIDILATRDTPRFKFSIPEMIEKNGIEQTKEAMNKYPSLSDTPPWKQHVNIPHNVHFVDYTQYFMINNKYSPIIGGIIIYHDKAHISNTYSESMGPIFKKDIMKLLEQ, from the coding sequence ATGAAAGAAACAATACAAATCGAGAAAAAATATAGACCTGAAATAGAAGGATTAAGAATTATAGCTGCATTGCTTGTTGCTATTTATCATATATGGTTATCTAGAGTTTCAGGAGGAGTAGATGTTTTCTTTATTATTTCTGGGTTTCTTATTACTACATCTATAGTCTCAAAAATTAATAAATTTGGTGAATTCGATGGTAAACAATATTTTTCAAATTTATTTAAAAGGTTATTCCCAGGGTTAGCTACAATAGTTATAACAACTATCATTTTATCTATCATTTTATTACCTGATTTTTTAATCAAACAAACCATGAAAGAAGCTATAAGCACATTGTTATTTTTTGAAAATTGGCAATTAGCACTAAGTAATACAGATTACCTTGATTCGGAACAAGTAAAAACCCCATTTGAACATTTTTGGGCGATGTCAATTCAAGGTCAATTCTATGTCTTTTGGTTCTTTTTATTTACTATTTTACTTTTTACATATAATAAATATAAATATAATTTTGTTAAAGTATTAAATATAGTATTAATATCTATTTTTATTTTGTCACTTTGCTTTTCAATATATCAAACGTCTGTAAATCAGCCGGTAGCATATTTCAATCCATTCGCTAGGGTTTGGCAATTTGCATTAGGCGGATTACTATGTGTGAATTTATCTAAAATTAATATACATAATTACTTCGGGAATATTTTAGGTTGGATTGGACTACTAGGTATTATTAGTACAGGTATAATATTTGAAGTATCATCAAAATTTCCTGGATATATTGCACTATTCCCAATGATTTGTACAACTTTTATTTTAATATCAGGAAATAAATACAGTAGATTTGGAGTCGAAAATCTACTGAGTCATCCTATAATGGTTAAATTAGGTGGTATTTCCTTTGGTATATACTTATGGCACTGGGTAATTCTTTCTTTTTACCATTATAAAATGGGAAATAATGTTCCTATTTTACATGGTTTTATCATCATATTTTTATCAATAATACTGAGCTATTATATGACTAAATATATTGAAAAACCTATTAGAAATAGAAATTCTATTAATGGTAAGAAAAATCTCATTATTTTATTTATTATAACAATAATATCAATGATAATATTTTTAATATTTTCATACTTTAAATTAAACGAAAATCACACAAATAAAAATGATAATTATCTTGGTGCAAAGTCAGTTTTAACTGATACCTATAAAAGTTATGACGATTTTATTCCTAACCTAGCAAAAGCCCCCAATGATAGACCTGTTAGTTATTTTGATGGTGTAAACCAAAATGTAGATGCAGCTGAAGTGTTAATAGGTGAATATGGAGATACTAAAACATATAAATATACTGTAGTTCTTGCAGGTGCTTCGCACACAGCTCATCACCTAGGTGCAATTAAATCATTTGCAAAAAGTGAAAATATTAGGCTCATAAATATCACTAAATCAGGATGTCGTCTAACTTCAGAACAAGATGAAGATCCAACATGTAATGTTTGGAAAAAAGATGCCTTTAATAAAATTATTGAATACAATCCAGATTTAGTTGTTACATTAGGTACTGTTACAAAGAATGATAACAGTGATTATATTTCAGAAGGAATGATTGATTACTTTAAAAAGTTCGATGAAAAAAATATTGATATTTTAGCTACAAGAGATACACCTAGATTCAAATTTAGTATACCAGAAATGATAGAAAAAAATGGTATAGAACAAACAAAAGAAGCAATGAACAAGTATCCATCATTATCTGACACTCCACCATGGAAACAACACGTTAACATTCCACACAATGTTCATTTTGTTGATTATACACAATACTTTATGATTAACAATAAATATTCACCAATTATTGGGGGAATTATTATTTATCATGATAAAGCTCATATTTCAAACACATATTCTGAATCTATGGGCCCTATATTTAAAAAAGATATTATGAAATTATTGGAACAATAA
- a CDS encoding glycosyltransferase family 4 protein → MTYLLIANAYPNKNRIYSNAFVHRRVKAYMDQGIDVEVVVMSTKVTLDEYYDGVKIKYLDEYQLANLMNSKQYEGILIHFINLKMYYALKQLTYNPRIIIWLHGFEAEPWYSRYYNYLSSHKTLLTQLDRKDTHFEDQKNMLRDLFTHKTLDITFIYVSESFKKKYVDPYVGIEPKKYEIIPNIIDKDLFPYRKKIKEDRFKICNIRPYTAKNYANDITRDVILYLSKKRIFKKLEFNLYGDGPLFDQITMPLKQFDNVHLHKGFVPQNEIPYIHAQHGIYLGPTRHDSQGVSLGEAMSSGLVPISNDIGAIKEYIEPNKAGIVVPRDDVKEMANAIVYLVKHHKEFLAMSEYAHESIQSKAGKHIVINKEVEVINGGK, encoded by the coding sequence ATGACATATTTATTAATAGCGAATGCTTACCCTAATAAAAATAGAATTTATTCTAATGCATTTGTTCATAGACGAGTGAAAGCATATATGGATCAAGGAATCGATGTAGAAGTTGTCGTGATGTCCACAAAGGTCACTCTAGATGAATATTATGATGGAGTTAAAATTAAATATTTAGATGAATATCAACTGGCCAATTTAATGAATAGTAAACAATATGAAGGGATTTTAATTCACTTTATAAACCTCAAAATGTACTATGCTCTAAAACAACTCACATATAATCCACGGATTATTATATGGTTACATGGATTTGAAGCTGAACCTTGGTATAGTAGATACTACAATTATTTAAGTAGTCACAAAACATTATTAACACAATTAGATCGTAAAGATACGCATTTTGAAGATCAAAAAAACATGTTACGTGATCTATTTACACACAAAACATTAGATATAACATTTATTTACGTCTCAGAATCATTCAAAAAGAAATACGTTGATCCATATGTAGGGATTGAACCGAAAAAATATGAAATCATTCCAAATATAATTGATAAAGATTTATTTCCATACCGTAAAAAGATTAAAGAAGATCGATTTAAAATTTGTAATATTAGACCATATACTGCTAAAAACTATGCAAATGATATCACTAGAGACGTCATTTTATATCTCAGTAAGAAACGGATTTTCAAAAAGCTAGAGTTTAATTTATATGGAGATGGGCCTTTATTCGATCAAATCACAATGCCTTTAAAGCAATTTGATAATGTTCATTTACATAAAGGATTTGTTCCACAAAATGAAATACCTTATATTCACGCTCAGCATGGAATTTATTTAGGTCCAACACGCCATGATTCACAAGGTGTTTCTCTCGGAGAGGCAATGAGCAGTGGATTAGTTCCTATCTCTAATGATATTGGAGCAATAAAAGAATACATTGAACCTAATAAAGCAGGTATTGTTGTGCCGCGAGATGATGTCAAAGAGATGGCCAACGCTATTGTATATTTAGTGAAGCACCATAAAGAGTTTCTTGCAATGAGTGAATACGCACATGAAAGCATACAATCAAAAGCAGGTAAACATATTGTGATTAATAAAGAAGTTGAGGTGATTAATGGTGGAAAATAA
- a CDS encoding glycosyltransferase family 4 protein: protein MNILLISQNFYPELGSGAHRMKSIFKLLSQHHHVDVLTTYPSYPNKKLFDDHRLYNDYELNQSEHRHIYRMKTKLNKQSSNLYIRLFYYFELMLYVHRFVQRNEHKYDAIYVTSPNIFMPWSAMFFQSKIVHKKIILEIRDLWPDSVKEVDLFKKIPIFGLLKLLEKKMYKIANKIVVNNKEFITHIENIDSSKPKKNTVYIPNGLLFEELNQQLHKTKDVIYTGNIGYAQNVEQICQLLKELNSLKIKVTLVPYGTKAQVVREYVKINQLVHIEIKGQMSRISALNELNKHKLSLSLLKETDTFERVLPGKIIDSLSQSTPVITNLKGINGEMISKNELGILTHGKSMKEIALEVEELLKDTERLESMQRNSYQYVEEYFVWENNFHLFNQFVTGEMDRRKL from the coding sequence ATGAATATACTTTTAATCAGTCAAAACTTCTATCCAGAGCTTGGATCTGGTGCGCATAGAATGAAATCTATTTTTAAATTATTGAGTCAACACCATCATGTTGACGTACTGACAACGTATCCAAGCTATCCAAACAAGAAGTTGTTTGATGATCATAGGTTGTACAATGACTATGAGTTAAATCAGTCTGAACATCGACATATATATAGAATGAAAACCAAGTTAAATAAGCAATCTTCGAACTTGTATATTAGGTTATTTTATTATTTTGAATTGATGTTATATGTCCATCGTTTCGTACAAAGAAACGAACATAAATATGACGCAATTTATGTCACATCACCAAATATATTTATGCCTTGGTCGGCGATGTTTTTTCAATCAAAAATTGTTCATAAAAAAATTATCTTAGAAATTAGAGATTTATGGCCAGATAGTGTTAAGGAAGTAGACTTATTTAAAAAAATACCTATATTTGGTTTATTGAAGTTATTAGAGAAAAAGATGTATAAAATAGCAAATAAAATAGTAGTTAATAACAAAGAGTTTATTACTCATATCGAAAATATTGATTCGTCTAAACCGAAAAAAAATACAGTATATATTCCAAATGGATTATTATTTGAAGAACTTAATCAGCAATTACATAAAACAAAAGATGTGATTTATACAGGAAATATAGGGTATGCACAAAATGTTGAACAAATATGTCAGCTATTAAAAGAGCTTAACTCGTTAAAAATTAAGGTTACTCTAGTACCTTATGGAACAAAAGCACAAGTCGTAAGAGAATATGTTAAGATAAATCAATTAGTACATATTGAAATTAAAGGGCAAATGTCTAGAATAAGTGCTCTAAATGAACTGAATAAACACAAATTATCTTTATCGCTTTTGAAAGAAACTGATACGTTTGAACGAGTACTACCTGGGAAAATCATAGATTCATTATCACAGAGTACTCCGGTCATTACAAATCTAAAAGGGATTAATGGCGAGATGATTTCAAAGAATGAGTTAGGAATATTGACGCATGGTAAATCGATGAAAGAAATTGCATTGGAAGTTGAAGAATTATTGAAGGATACTGAACGACTTGAATCGATGCAACGAAATTCATATCAGTATGTTGAAGAATATTTTGTTTGGGAAAATAATTTTCACTTATTTAACCAATTTGTTACTGGAGAAATGGATAGGAGGAAGTTATGA